A genomic window from Bacillota bacterium LX-D includes:
- a CDS encoding diguanylate cyclase, whose product MLLYQLYFDRVSHKEGRRARWELFDAYEELTYGNEPISLLFIDIDFFKKVNDTYGHKEG is encoded by the coding sequence ATCCTCCTTTATCAGCTCTATTTTGATAGAGTATCTCATAAAGAAGGACGGCGGGCTAGGTGGGAGCTATTTGACGCTTACGAAGAACTAACTTATGGCAATGAACCCATATCACTTTTGTTTATAGACATCGATTTTTTTAAAAAGGTTAATGATACCTATGGACACAAGGAAGGGG
- a CDS encoding IS66 family insertion sequence element accessory protein TnpB → MTKTELRDVWAVRIAEFKESGQSAPAWCVANNVKLHQLRYWLRKEKQTSTETTLSWLPLDLSDAGFQTSLLVRVGQVAVEVKPGFDPKLLVDVVKALIDNDR, encoded by the coding sequence ATGACTAAAACAGAACTGCGAGACGTCTGGGCGGTCAGGATAGCGGAATTTAAAGAGAGCGGCCAGAGTGCACCGGCATGGTGTGTGGCCAACAACGTAAAGCTCCATCAATTAAGGTACTGGCTTAGAAAAGAGAAACAGACATCCACTGAGACTACATTATCATGGTTGCCATTGGATCTTAGCGATGCAGGCTTTCAAACTTCTTTGTTAGTAAGGGTAGGCCAGGTCGCTGTAGAAGTCAAGCCAGGGTTTGATCCAAAATTACTAGTAGACGTTGTGAAAGCGTTAATTGACAATGATAGGTGA
- the tnpB gene encoding IS66 family insertion sequence element accessory protein TnpB (TnpB, as the term is used for proteins encoded by IS66 family insertion elements, is considered an accessory protein, since TnpC, encoded by a neighboring gene, is a DDE family transposase.): protein MIGESSLERVYLACGSTDLRKSVDGLAVLVKEGFALDPFSPALFVFCNRKRDKLKILQWEHNGFWLHYRRLEKGKFQWPEKNSTAAVTTITRRELRWLLDGLPLQQRQAHPKVTARTVL, encoded by the coding sequence ATGATAGGTGAATCAAGCTTAGAACGGGTTTATCTGGCCTGCGGAAGCACGGACCTTCGTAAGTCCGTTGATGGCTTAGCTGTTTTGGTCAAGGAGGGATTTGCACTAGATCCTTTCTCTCCTGCCCTCTTTGTGTTCTGTAACCGAAAACGTGATAAGCTCAAGATCCTCCAGTGGGAGCATAATGGTTTTTGGCTTCATTACCGGCGGCTGGAGAAAGGAAAATTCCAGTGGCCGGAGAAAAACAGTACAGCCGCTGTCACAACGATTACTCGCCGGGAGTTACGCTGGTTACTCGACGGCCTACCCCTTCAGCAACGTCAGGCTCACCCTAAGGTTACTGCACGGACAGTGTTGTAA